ATGATGCCGAACACCACCACACCGGCCAGGATCAAAGCCATAATCAACATGCTGAAATCCGTAAGGTCCAGGACGTTCTTCATCTCCGGCATCAGTTCCGGCCATCCCGCCGCTTCGTTCCCTCCAACGGAATAGCGTTTCCAGAAAGGCAGGTCCGGGTTTTCCGCGTCACGCATATTGTGAAAGCGCACGGCGATTTCATGGATCTCTCTTTCTAACCCCAGCATTTGCTGGGCCCGCTCAATGGGCACCAGGGCGAAACCGCTATCCATCTCGCGGATGCCGAAATGGTAGATACCGGATACGCGGAACATTTCCTGCGAAAGGTCCCCTCCATCCACTCGGGCGACCGTCATGACCACGCGCTCTCCCAGGTCAATTTCCAGGGTTTCCGCCAGCTTGCTGCCGATCACCAGTCCGTGGCTCTCCTTATCAAGCCGGTCACCTTTTGTCAGGGCGTCGTCAAACTGGGAAAGCCGGCGTTCCCGTTCGGGGTCCACGCCCACCAACAGAACGGATTGGACGTTTGCCGGGGAGGTCAGCATGCCGAAAGCCTGCGTGCGGGAAGCGAAATGGGCCACGGAATCATCTTTCTCTAATTGGTTGACCACCTGGCTGGCGTTTTTGATGACGAGTTCCGCTTCCCGGCTCAGGCGGTAGTTTTCGTGGTGGATCTGGGCTTCACCCAAAAAAGATGACGTGGTGGAACGGATCAGGGAGTCTTTCATGCCGATAATCAAGGCATCGGTAAAGATCAGCGAAGCCAGGCCGATGCCGATGGTTACGGAAGCGATGAAGGTGCGTCGCTTGTTGCGCAAGATGTTGCGCCAGGCGAGTTTCCAGTAGAATCCCATTTTTCCTCTCTTAATGTATACGCATGGAGCGGGCCGGGTCGGTATGGGCCGCTTTCAGAGCGGGAATCAGGCTGACCAGCAGCGCAGACAGCAGCACGGTTGCCGTGGGAATGGTAAAACTGCGCAGGTTGATTTCCGTGCGTATGGTTTCGAAAGCCATTCCCCCGTATGTAAAGGCATCGGCAAAGCGGATGCCTTTAAGAGAAAAAACGTGGTTGATCAGCAACCCGGCGAGCGTTCCGGCCGCAATGCAGAACGCGGCCAAAATCATCACTTCCGCCAGTACCAGGCGTACGATCTGACCGGGCCGGGTGCCCACGGCGCGCAACATGCCGTACTCGCGTTGACGTTCCAATACCGACATGAGCACCGTGTTCAGGATTCCCACGGCCACTACCAGTACAATAACCAGCAACATGATCCACATGCCTTCCTGGTCGGCTTTCATCGCCTTGTAAAAAGATTCGGCGAACTCCTGCCACGGGGCCACTTGAATTTCGGATGAACCGATGCGGGTTCGCAGGTTGCGGGTGATGGCTCCCACCCGGCCCAGTTTTGTAACCACCATGGCGATTTCATGAACCCGTTCTCCCAGGACCAGTAATTCCTGTGCTTCATTGAGCGGCAGGTAAAAAGCGGAGCGGTCATCTACTTCGTTTCCCGAGTCCAGAATGCCTACCACGCCATAACGCTCGTTGGCAATGGAGCCGTCCGCGGCCTGACTGATGATAACGATGTCATTGCCGATCCCGGCATGTAACAGCTTGGCCAGGCCCTTGCCGATTATGGTTTCCTTGGCCGTGGAGGAAGAGAAGCTTTTGCCTTCCACGATACGGTTGCCGAACCCGGTTGTGCGGTGTTCCTGTTGTGGATGAACGCCGATGATGCGTACTCCCGCACTTTTTTCTTTCGCCGCGGCCAGTCCGGCGGAATAGAGGCGGGGAGTCCAGTTCTCGATTTCCTCTGTTTTATCCAGGATGTCGCCCAGGCGGCCGGGATTGTCGACGGTACGGTAAAGGGACGGGGTTTCCAGGTACTCGTGGTGGTGTATCTGGATGTGTCCCAGGCGGGTGCGGGTGAAGGCATCGATGATGTGGTTGTAACTGCCGTCTGGAAACCCAATAAAGAACGCGGCCAGAACAAAGCCTCCGAACATGCTGAGTGCGGTCAGCAGGGAGCGGCGTTTCCGGCGAAACACGTTGCGGAACGCCATTTTCAATATCATGCCTGACCTCTTGGCCGGGTTGCTGTTTACTTGCGTGTTCTCAAGTTGCGCAAAGCAAACGTGTCGTTGCTTACCGGAACGTTGAATGCGGCTTCCAGGTATCGGACCACGGTGCGGTGCCCTTCCTTGTTCAGGGGAACCAGGGTCATGACGGCCGGGATGGTGCGGTCGCCAAAGGATCGTATGTCGGAGAAATCGATGCGGCGCATGAGTTTCCCCTTTTCGTCATAGAACTCCTGCCATTTCGGCATCAGGCCTTCCTCCCGGACCGCGGTGATCACGTGCCCCCACACAATGGGGCGGTCGGGAAGGGGTATGCTTTTTACATACAGCAAACCGGGCTGGGGATCGGGGATTGCGGCCATTTCAAAGTGGTAGTCTTGCAGGAACGTGTACTCTTTGACCAGGTCGTCATTGGTGAAGTCCGATCCCATCCAGGAACCCATCATCATGGAGGGGGGGATTTTCATGACCTTATCGGTCTTGGGCAGGTAGTTCCACATCTCATTGCCCACGCGCAGGGTGGCCATTCCCCGTTCTTTGCGGGGTTCCAGGATGCGCAGAAAGGTTTTGTTTGTTCCCCGGCTCCAGGCGCGGATTTTCAGCGTGCGTTCCCAGTTGGGGTGGTGATCATCATCTGCATAAGTGTTTCGCTTGAATCGGCGCGGTAAAGCTCGTCCATGCGCTGCACGATTTCCCGGGCACGGGGATCATCGTTCGCCATGCCGGGCATACATAGCGACATCAGCAACAGCGATAATATCGAATTGGCCCTGACGAGAGTCATGATAGCCTCCTTGGTCCTCGTCCCATACTGCCATTTTTCAGAGATCTGTCAAGGGAGTTTCAGCTTTTTGTACTTGTCAGGGAAATTTTCAGTTGGTTGAGTTTGTACCGCAACCCCGACTCGGATATTCCCAATTCCTCAGCCGCGCGTGACTGGTTGCCACCATGTTTCTGCAAAGTATCACGGATAACACGGGTTTCCAGCGTTTTGATTCTTTCCGCCAATGATCCCTGCTTTTCTTCGGCGGCGGCTTTTTCGTTTTCCGGTGTCAGAAAAAGCGGCAGATCCACGGAAACCAGGGTTTTGCCCCGGCCCAGGACGACTGCGCGCTCAATGATGTTTTCCAGTTCGCGAATATTGCCGGGGAAATCGTATTTCATTAGCCGGTCCATGGCTTCACGGGAAACGCCGTTGATCGATTTGTTTTCCCGTATGTTGAACTTGCGGATAAACAGATCGACCAGGGAAGGGATCTCTTCTTTGCGTTGCCGCAGGGGGGGCAAATCGATGTGGAGCACGTTCAGCCGGAAAAAGAGATCAGCACGAAAGCGTTTTTCTGAGACTTCTTTTTCCAGGTCACGATTCGTGGCGGTGATGAGGCGGATATCCACGGGGATGTTTTCATTGGAGCCCAGGCGCGTAATCTCTTTGTCCTGAATCACGCGCAGAAGCTTGACCTGGATGGGGAGGGGCATTTCACCGATTTCATCCAGAAACAGGGTTCCGCCACTGGCTTCTTCAAAGCGGCCGCGCCGGGTGACGGCCCCGGTGAACGCGCCCCTGACGGATCCGAACAACTCGGCTTCCACCAGGGTTTCCGGTAGGGCGGAGAGGTTGACCCGGACCATGGGGCCGTTGCGGCGCAAAGAATGGTGGTGCATGATAAAGGCCATGACCTCTTTGCCGGTACCGCTCTCTCCCGTAATCAATACATTGGCCTGAGAGGCGGCCCCCCGCAGCGCCGTGTTCAGGGTCTGCTGCATGGCCGCGGATTGAAACACATAGTCCGGGTGGGTGTATCGTTCCTGAAGGGTTTCCGCCAGGCGCAGGTTCTCTCTCTTCAGTGTAATGTGCTCGAGTGCGCGTCGGACTTCATGCATCAGGGATTCCATTTCCAGGGGCTTGGTCAGGTAGGTGTGGGCCCCAGCCTTGAGCATGGAGACCGCTTTCTCAACCGAACTGTAAGCGGTCATCACAATGACGGGAACCATGGGATTGGTTGCCTTGAGTTCAGCCAGGACCTGGTGGCCATCCGCGTCCGGCAGACGGTAGTCCAGCAGAACCAGGTCGATCGAGTGGGCATGAAAGTAATCCAGGGCGGATTGGGCCGTGGTGCAGAGACGGGTGAGGTATCCCTCTTCTTCCAGCCGGTCGCGGATGACTTCTCCAGCCAGTTTTTCGTCCTCGATCACGAGAACCTGGTAATCAACGTTCACTGATTTCTCCTCTGGGGATACGAATGCAAAAACGGGTTTTTCCCGGTCGCGACTCATGCAGGCGGATTTCTCCGCCCATGGCGGTAACCAGTCTCCGGGCTACGAACAGGCCCAGACCCGTACCCTTGGTTTTTGCCGAGATGTAGGGTTGAAAAACTTTTTCTTGGAGTTCAGGATCGATGCCTTCGCCATTGTCCTCCAGGGCGATATGCAGCCAGTCTTTTTTAACCGCGGCGGTCAGTTTTACCTTGGAGGAACCCGCTTCAAGGCTGTTCTGGATAAGGTTTCTCAGTATCTGTCGCAACAGGTCGGGATCGAGTTCGAACATCAACCGGGGCAATGCCGGCATCTCTAATGAAGCTCTCCTGGCGAAAGTTTCGCCTTCCAGTGCGGTTTGCAGGTCCTTGAGCAGCGAAGCGAGGTTTACCCTTTGCGCAACCGGTCTGACCGGCCTGGAAAGACGGGAATAGGATTCCAGGATGCCGGTGATGCGCCGCACTTCATCGCGGCCGGCCTTGATGTATCTGCCGGAACGATCATCCGGGTGTTCTTTCAAGCGCCCTTGTATAACCTCCAGTGTCAACGCCAGCGAGTTTAAGGGGTTCTTGATCTCGTGGGCGATTTCCGCGGAAAACAGGGCCAGCTCTTCCAGCCGTTCCCGCGATTCCCGTTCCCGCTCCAACTCCATGCGGTGGCGGAAATGGCGGCGATCAAACGAGGTGATCAACACCAGAATGGTGGCGATAAAAAACAACATGATGAACGCCTGAACCAGAAGCCCTTTCCTGGCGTTGCGGTTCAGGGTATCCAGGTAATCTGAATGAAAGCCCAGGTGGATGGTCCATTTGTTTCCGCTGTTGTCTCTGAAGCGGCTGCGGATATTGAGTATCTGACCCAGCGGGGATTCCAGCAGCGCCAGTTCCGGCAGATTTGTGGAGACGGGAAAATAGCCTTCATAACGCGTATACAGATGATAGAGTTCATCATTTCGGTACATGCCCGCGTACACGACAGCGGGAATGCGTGCCAGGCGCTGAAGGAAATTTTCCAGAACGTCATGGCCTGATTCCGCCAGCAATGCGCCGGCTTTCTGCATGAGCTCGTTGAGGGCCGCTCCTTCTCCACGGGTAATGGCTTCGATCTGATGTTGCAGTTGGATGCGGTTGACGCGGTTCATGTACAAAACCAGCGCAGATAACACCAGCAAGGTGATGGTCAAAAACAACAGTTGCGTGCGTTTCTTTTTGGGCATCTACCCGCGCCCATGTCTGTTCTGCCTCCGCCGCTGTTGCCGCCACAAGGGGAACCCGTAGGGATCACGCAACTCAACCGTGCGTTTGTTCCAGGTTAGCCGGCGGGCCATGATCAGGGCGGGTGGCTCCGGGGTCTGCAGCCATGCGCCCGTAACCGTCAGGCTGTCGCCCCGGGCGGGTGGATTTTCGAGGAAACCGGGTGGGGCGGTCTCAACAAGTACGACTTTTTTTTCAGCGGTAATGATTTCCAGAACGACCATGGCTTGGTGAAAGTAGCATTCACGCTGGTATACAGCGTTGACAACCCCCGTGATGCGGGTAACGGTATTGACGCGGTAATGCCGCCAGGGATTTTTGCTGCGGCGGCATGGGTGCTGATTTTCCTGGGCCGCAACGGGGACCAGCAACAGGGAAATCAGAAACAAGACAGCGAAGGGTTTCATTATTCTCATGATGAGAATACCCGGGTTCCGATCCCATTGTCAATGAGACCGGAACCCGGAAGAGTTAATTGCGAGTCAGCGGCGCGCTCCACAGCCGGAACAGCCTCTGCAACCGGCGTTTCCGCGACGGGATTTGCCTCTGTGACCCTTGCCTCGTCCGCCATCACGGCTGAGGTTCCACATGGGCCGGCCGTCATCGCCGCGCAGGCTGAGAACCTGATCGCCCTTTTGAATCTTTTTAACCATCAGCGCATCGTCGCCCCGGCATGTGCAGGTGTAGGCGTTGACGTTCACGACATCGCCCTTGGCCGGTTTCCAGTCCTGCTTATCCAGCCATTCACGCGGGCCGAGATGAACTTCGTGCTTTTTTTCGCCCTCGGCGATCATTAAGTGAATACCATCGGCGTAACGGCCCTTTCCATCCTTAGAGTTCACCACTTCCTGAACGGTTCCCATGAAGGTGACGGCTTTCTCTGCAGTCGTTCCGCATGCGCATCCATGTTTGCCACTGTGCCAACGGGCCAGCAGGGGGAAAACGCTTAATCCAACCACGATCACGCTGATCAAAATCATTTTCTTGGTCATGACAACCTCCTAAATTTGGTTTCGCAATACAGTAGCAATACCTGTGCCAACTGGATTTATAATTGGCTGGAAGCTCGTATATCCCCATTGAGTAAGGCTTTCAAATGGCGGAAGGCCAGCCAAGGCCTGCTTTCCGGGCGCGGATTTCTGCGAACACGCACAGGCGATAACCACGGGCACCCATCTGGGTTATAATGGGTGTATGCGGGATGACAACACAAATAACGATACCGGCAGGCAGGGTGGAATCAGGGTCACTTTGTGGGGGGCACTGGGCAACATCCTGCTTTCACTTATGAAGTTCGCAGCGGGAATTGTGGGCCATAGCCGCGCGCTGGTGGCGGACGGGGTGCATTCGCTTTCAGACCTTGGGTCCGATCTCGTGGTAATTGGCGGATTGCGCCTTGCCGCTCGGCCGGAAGATCGTACCCATCGTTATGGTCACGGCAAATACGAAGCCCTGGCCACACTGGTTCTGGGGGGGCTGCTGGGATTGGCCGGCCTGGGCATTGCGGTTTCCGCAATGTCGTCGGCACTGGATATGTTGAAAGGAAGCGTTTCAGCTCCGCCGCGGCTGGTAGCCGTGATTGCGGCCGCGTTGTCGATTCTGGTGAAAGAGGGTTTGTTTCAATGGACCCGAAGCGAGGCCCGGCGCATTGACAGCCCCGCGCTGATGGCCAATGCCTATCATCACCGCTCCGATGCCCTCTCTTCAGTGGCCACCTTGAGCGGCGTGCTGGGGGCCATGCTACTCGGAGAGCGGGGACGAATTCTTGATCCCCTGGCCGCATTGGTGGTGGCGGGAATGATACTGGTTGCCGCGTGGAGGATCCTCCAAGAGTCAGGTAATGAATTGCTGGAAGCGGCAGTTGAGCCCGACGTGGAAAAAGAGATCCTGGAAATCATTCAAAGTGTTCCCGGGGCCATGAACCTTCACCAATTGCGTACCCGCAGGGTGGGCCCGCGCATGGTGATCGACCTGCACCTGGACGTGGACGCGCGCCTTTCCCTGTCCGCCGCCCACGCGATATCACAAACTGCGGAAGATCGTTTGCGAAATGCATTCGGCCGGGAAACCATTATCTATATCCATATCGAGCCCGGTGACATTGTGTCGAAAACGCACATTTAGCTCCCGGATTTCGCAACCTACTGCGAATCAAGCCGAGAGATCGCAGAAATTTACGAACTTGAGGCCAACGCGTTGTTCGCAGCCCGGTTTTCTTGTCGCCGGCTTCTTGTGCCGCTTTTTTGACTTTCCGTTTTTCTTGACAGTTTCCCCTTTCCGCAAATTGCTCAACTCCATTGCACTGTACTTTTCCAGGTTTCCCGGTTACTTCCATTGAGTTTTCGGGTCGGGGGTACTATAATTTCTCCGGGCAGGAGAGCGATTCCCGCATCGTGGCTGACAGGGAATCAAGTTTGATTCCCATGGGCGGGGCAAGCGGAAAGGAGGCGCCATGAAGGGCAAAAAGCTTTTTTTGTTCGTGGTCCTGGTATGCGGTTTCTCTCTGGCAGCCAAGGACGGGGTGATCGTTGTGCGCGAAGCCTATCTGCAGTCCGAGCCGGATTTTCTGGCTTCCAGGGTTTGTACCCTGGCTTATGGGACCGTGGTATCGATTCAGAGTCAAAAAGATAGCTGGAGTTTGGTAAAAGCCGGCGAAAAACAGGGATATCTGCACAATTCGGTTTTCGGCGGAGGCAAAAAGTCGATTCTTGCTTCCCGGACCTCAAAAACCGGGGTGTCGGAAAAGGAAGTGGCGCTGGCCGCCAAAGGTTTTTCCGAAGAGAACGAGCGCCGCATCCGGCGCGCCAGGGGATTTAACTTCACGGACCTGGACTGGATGATCGGCATTGCCGTCACAGTGGATGAGTTGCGAAAGTTCGCTTCGGAAGGAGGCTTGAAATGAAACGGCTGAAGTTTTTTGTCTTTATGCTTGTCTCGGTCTCAGTCGTTTTAAGCGCCACTGATTTGAAAAAATTGAAAAAAGCCGTGGATATCACCAAGAAAGGAGTGGAAGCCCAGCGCAAGATAAATGAAAAAGAGGAATACTATATCGGGCGTGCCGTTGGCGCCACCATCCTCAGTCGTTACAAGCTTTCCAGAAACAGAGAGATCACCGCATACCTGGCCAGACTCGGAACCTTTATCGCCCTGCGTTCCGACCGCCCCCAGACCTTTCTGGGATACCGGTTTGCCATGCTGGACACAGATGAGGTCAACGCCTTTGCCGCACCTTCGGGGATTATTTTCGTTACACGGGGATTGGTTGAGGTCTGCGAAGATGAGGATGAACTCGCGGCCGCATTGGCGCATGAAGTTTCCCACATTGTTTCCAAGGACCCCACTCAGGCGATCAAATCCGACCGTATGAAAAGTTTCGCCATAAAAACCGCCGCTGAATTGACTTCGGGAAGCAACGAAACGGTTGAGCTTTTCCGCAATATGGTTACGGATGTGTCCAACACGCTGCTGGAAAAGGGGTATTCCCGCTCCCAGGAAAAGAAAGCCGACCTGGCGGCGGTTAAACTGCTGGAAAAGTGCAGGTATAACTCCGCGGCAATTGTGTCGTTGCTTGAGAAACTGCATGAGCGTGAAGAAAAAAAAGCCGGGATCTACTCCGCACATCCCTCCTGCGCCAAGCGCCTTGAATACCTTAAATCCGCGGTTGCCAAGCCCGAGATCAATGCCGGCTATCAGAAAAGGAAAGAGCGGTTCACCCGGATCCGGGAGTTATGTCGAAGCTGAGGTCGTTGCCGGCTTTTCTGTTGGTCTTTATCGCGGTTGAATTGTTCTTTCACTTTTTTTTTACGGATTTCGAAAACGCGGTTTACGACTTGAAACTCGTAACCTTCGCCAAAAAAGTGGATTCCAATGTTGTACTGGTCAGTATCGACGACTACAGCCTGGAGTTCTACCGCGAGAATTTTAACATTCCCTGGCCCTGGCCGCGCTCATTTTACGCCCGTATGCTGGAATTGCTGACCCAATCGCGGGCGGTGGCATTTGACATTATTTTTGCCGAGCAAAGCCTATACGAAGGTGAAGACCGGATTTTCGCCGACGCAGTACGTGAAAGCGGTAACGTGCTTTTCCCCGTGATTTTTACCGCTGAAAGCGGGAAAGGTCCATTAATTTCCAGGTTCGCTCTAAAAAACCCTCCGGCTATGGAGATCCAGACATACTCCGGCGTGCGGACTCCAATCGAAATGTTGCTCAACTCCTGCCGCGGAATCGGCGCGGTCAACCAGGAGCCGGAACAAGACGGTTTGTACCGAAGATTGCGCCACTATTTCTGCTATCGCGGAAAAACCTACCCGTCCTTTCCCCTGGCAATTCTCTCTTCCACGGATCTGGAGAGGGACACGCTGCAGGTGCCGCTGGACGATGATGGCAAGGTCGCGTTGAAATTCTATACCAAGGACAGTTTTGAAACCTATAATGCCGCCGCGGTCATTCAGTCCGCGTTGCAGTTGCAGAAGGGCGAAGAGCCCCAGCTTTCTCCGGCGCTCTTTAAAGACCGGATCGTGATCGTGGGCGCGACCGCCTCCGGATTGCTCGATTTCAGGCCCTATCCCTTGGACAGCAAGGGCACCGGATACGAGATCGTGGCGCACGGCCTGGAGAACTTGCTGCGCCGCGATTTTATTAAGCCACTGCCGGCGTTCTGGACCCATTTCGCCCTTTTTCTCACGGGGCTGCTGTTGCACATGCTGCTGTTGCAAATTTCTTCGCTTACGAAAGAAGTGGGGATGATATTTTTTTTCCTGGTACTTCTGGCCGGTTCCAACCTGGCGTTATTTGTCGCCGGCCGGCAACTACCCCTGCTTTCCTTTGCCTTGCTGTTTGTCGCCATCGGCTCTTACAATGGCTATCGCGGTTACAGCCAGAGTCGGCGCGAAAAGATCTTTGTGCAGAACCTTTTCAAAAATTACGTTTCTGAAAAGCTCTTGGACAGGATCATGGATGATCCGGGAGTATTACAGCTCGGCGGTGAGAAAGTTCCCGTAACCATCTATTTTTCGGACCTGGCCGGGTTCACCACGCTTTCAGAAAAGTTGTCCGCGGAAGAGGTCGTTTTGCTCTTGAACCGCTATCTTGAGCGCATGACCACCATCATCCTGGCGCATGACGGGTATGTGGATAAATTCGAGGGCGACGCCGTGATGGCTTTCTGGGGGGCCCCATTGCCGCAACCCGATCAGCGTGAGTTGGCGGCCCGGGCCGCCCTGCTGTGTCAAAAGGAACTGCAAAATTTGAATCGTGAATTCAGTGAAAATGGTTGGCCGGAGTTCAGTATGCGCATCGGCTTGAACTCCGGCGCCGCGGTGGCCGGAAATATCGGCAGCGAGCGTAAGTTCGAGTATACTTTGATCGGTGACGCGGTCAATTTCGCTTCGCGCCTGGAGGGTGTCAACAAGTTTTACGGTACAAAGATCGCCATGGGTGAAAACTGTGCCCGTGGAATTCCGAACGACCTGCTTTTCCGCAAACTGGACCGGGTAAAGGTCAAGGGCAAAACCGAAGCAGAGGAAATCTATGAACTGATTGGAAAAACAGATGATTTTTCCGCTCTAGAGATTAAGGCTTTTCGCGATTTCGAAACCGCTTTGGAACGTTATTTTAACGGTGGTTTTGAGTCGGCCGCCCGGATTTTTTCAAGACTTGCCGGTAAAGATGCGGTTGCGGGGGTGTTTCTGGAACGGTGCCGACAACTGTTGAACAATCCGCCTGAGGAGTGGGACGGAGTCTGGGTCTTTCACGAAAAATAGCCTTTCCCCTCCAACCCTCCAACTTTCCAACTCTCCAACCTTTAATAAGTATGGATGCTGGTAATGGCGGAAGGCAGGTAGTTGACGCCGAACCAGCAGATGAGCAGAACCAGGAAAGCGGAAAACAGCACCAGGAAAGCGGCGCGGCGTCTGCGTGGCCGGTGCAGGCGATAATGCAGGTAGATTTTGTATACCATCCAGGTGATCAGCGCCCAGGTTTCCTTGGGATCCCAGGTCCAGTAATGCCCCCAGGCCTGTTTGGCCCAGAGCGCGCCGAAAAGCATGGCCACGGTGAACAAGGACAGTCCGGCGGTGACCAGGTTGTCCACGGCCGCAAGGGATTCGGTGGACATGGGACGCTTTTTGAAATCGAACCACAACTCGCGCAACGAGATGAGGGCGGTCACGCCCAGGATCGCGTACGAAAAAATAAACAAAATGACGTGGGGAACAAACCAGGGGCTCTGCAGCGCCGGCATCATCGCCTTATCGAAGTATCCCGGCCGGAAAATGTCGAAGAGTAAAAAAACCAGCGCGATTACCGTACTCAGGGGAATAAACCAGGAAAACTTCCACTTGTGAAAGGAGAGAATACCCACGATCACGAGGAAAAACGCGTACCAGAGCCGGGTTTCCCCCAGGGTCTGCATGGGCGGACGCCCCAGCCTGAACCATAGAAAAACCAGGAAAAAGCCCAGCACGATACTTCCGGCAAGTGACAGCGCGTAAGCGCGATGCCTGGATCTGCGCAGCGGTCCCCGGTAAAAAATCAGGGCGGAAATCCAGAGAATCGCCGCGATGAACAATGCCGGGTGGGACGCGATGCTCCTCATTTTCGTTTCACGCCCTGCAGGAACAGGATCACCGCGCCGAGAAGCATCAAATAGATCCCCGCGTACACCAGCGGCAGCCAGGGGTCTTTAACCGCTTCCACGATGCTGAGCTTTGTCGCGTTTGTGGGGTTTTGTTTATAGCCGGCCTGGTACAGGTGCCAGCCGTTGACTTTTTCCGGGTGGTTAACGCGGATTTCTACTTTGCGGTTGGCGCCCTGCCTGCTCACCAGTTGCGCGGTGGTGGTGTACATGCGGGGCTGCGGTTCCAGCATGGCGAGTTGACAGCCGTTTTCAAGCAAGAGACGAACGGGCGGTTGG
The window above is part of the Candidatus Aminicenantes bacterium genome. Proteins encoded here:
- a CDS encoding adenylate/guanylate cyclase domain-containing protein, with translation MSKLRSLPAFLLVFIAVELFFHFFFTDFENAVYDLKLVTFAKKVDSNVVLVSIDDYSLEFYRENFNIPWPWPRSFYARMLELLTQSRAVAFDIIFAEQSLYEGEDRIFADAVRESGNVLFPVIFTAESGKGPLISRFALKNPPAMEIQTYSGVRTPIEMLLNSCRGIGAVNQEPEQDGLYRRLRHYFCYRGKTYPSFPLAILSSTDLERDTLQVPLDDDGKVALKFYTKDSFETYNAAAVIQSALQLQKGEEPQLSPALFKDRIVIVGATASGLLDFRPYPLDSKGTGYEIVAHGLENLLRRDFIKPLPAFWTHFALFLTGLLLHMLLLQISSLTKEVGMIFFFLVLLAGSNLALFVAGRQLPLLSFALLFVAIGSYNGYRGYSQSRREKIFVQNLFKNYVSEKLLDRIMDDPGVLQLGGEKVPVTIYFSDLAGFTTLSEKLSAEEVVLLLNRYLERMTTIILAHDGYVDKFEGDAVMAFWGAPLPQPDQRELAARAALLCQKELQNLNREFSENGWPEFSMRIGLNSGAAVAGNIGSERKFEYTLIGDAVNFASRLEGVNKFYGTKIAMGENCARGIPNDLLFRKLDRVKVKGKTEAEEIYELIGKTDDFSALEIKAFRDFETALERYFNGGFESAARIFSRLAGKDAVAGVFLERCRQLLNNPPEEWDGVWVFHEK
- a CDS encoding cytochrome C assembly protein, translated to MRSIASHPALFIAAILWISALIFYRGPLRRSRHRAYALSLAGSIVLGFFLVFLWFRLGRPPMQTLGETRLWYAFFLVIVGILSFHKWKFSWFIPLSTVIALVFLLFDIFRPGYFDKAMMPALQSPWFVPHVILFIFSYAILGVTALISLRELWFDFKKRPMSTESLAAVDNLVTAGLSLFTVAMLFGALWAKQAWGHYWTWDPKETWALITWMVYKIYLHYRLHRPRRRRAAFLVLFSAFLVLLICWFGVNYLPSAITSIHTY